In Zhaonella formicivorans, one DNA window encodes the following:
- the mazG gene encoding nucleoside triphosphate pyrophosphohydrolase has protein sequence MLKGKIVVLGLGPGGVGLIPAQNLELLKKAEYILVRTAKHPAVEELQGQGIKFASFDYLYEQLPTFEEVYQTIVDKLIAAAAKYPQVIYAVPGHPLVAESTVPLLLQAASREGVETEVLPAMSCLDAVYAALHLDPTAGMLVKDALLLKSEELVPAVGLILTQLYNRQIASDVKLTLMEVYPDDHLVKLVRGAGVSRLERMETIPLFQLDRIDWIDHLTSLYVPPAQQRQGTAGFPLDPLVDVMQELLGENGCPWDREQTHDSLKRYLIEECYEVIEAIEDRDMYKLCDELGDLLLQIVFHAELASCSGYFNINDVIAGITEKMIRRHPHVFGDIRVDNSTQVLANWDEIKRQEKENSGLKTVMDIPRGLPALYRAEKVQNRAAKVGFDWPDIEGPWAKFHEEIKELKEALAKKEFKHTEEEMGDILFAAVNISRFLHIDPEEALQKTVAKFVKRFRFIEQQARLKGKELREMSLEEMDKLWEEAKNR, from the coding sequence ATGCTTAAAGGAAAAATAGTTGTGCTGGGTTTAGGCCCCGGGGGGGTAGGTCTGATTCCGGCCCAGAATTTGGAATTGCTGAAAAAAGCCGAATACATACTGGTGCGGACGGCCAAACACCCCGCCGTAGAGGAACTGCAAGGACAGGGGATTAAGTTTGCTTCTTTTGATTATCTTTACGAACAGCTCCCAACCTTTGAAGAAGTATACCAGACTATAGTGGACAAGCTAATAGCCGCTGCCGCCAAGTACCCGCAGGTCATCTATGCTGTTCCGGGACATCCCCTGGTAGCCGAGAGTACCGTGCCGCTTCTGTTACAGGCCGCTTCCCGGGAGGGTGTGGAAACGGAAGTACTGCCTGCTATGAGCTGCCTGGATGCTGTTTATGCAGCTTTGCATTTGGACCCCACTGCCGGCATGTTGGTCAAAGATGCCCTGCTGTTAAAGAGCGAGGAACTGGTTCCGGCGGTGGGTTTAATATTGACTCAGCTCTACAACCGGCAAATCGCGTCGGATGTCAAGTTGACACTGATGGAGGTTTATCCTGACGATCATTTGGTTAAATTGGTCCGGGGCGCCGGTGTTAGCAGGCTGGAGCGCATGGAAACAATACCCCTTTTCCAGCTGGACCGGATTGACTGGATTGATCACCTGACCAGCCTTTACGTTCCGCCGGCACAGCAAAGACAGGGTACAGCAGGCTTCCCGCTGGACCCGCTGGTCGATGTGATGCAGGAGCTTTTGGGCGAAAACGGTTGCCCTTGGGACAGGGAACAAACCCATGACTCTTTAAAGCGCTATTTGATTGAGGAATGTTACGAAGTTATTGAGGCTATAGAAGACCGGGATATGTATAAATTATGCGATGAATTGGGAGACTTACTATTGCAAATAGTTTTCCATGCGGAGTTGGCAAGCTGTTCCGGATACTTCAACATCAATGATGTAATAGCAGGAATAACGGAAAAAATGATTCGCCGTCATCCCCATGTTTTTGGTGACATCCGGGTGGATAATTCCACCCAGGTTTTGGCCAACTGGGATGAGATTAAAAGGCAGGAAAAGGAGAACAGCGGCTTAAAAACGGTGATGGATATTCCACGGGGCCTGCCGGCCCTCTATCGGGCTGAAAAAGTTCAGAACCGGGCTGCCAAAGTTGGTTTTGATTGGCCTGACATAGAAGGACCTTGGGCGAAGTTTCATGAGGAAATCAAGGAATTAAAGGAGGCCCTGGCAAAAAAAGAATTTAAACATACGGAAGAAGAAATGGGTGATATCCTGTTTGCTGCAGTCAATATCAGCCGCTTTCTCCATATTGATCCCGAAGAGGCGTTACAGAAAACTGTGGCCAAATTTGTGAAGCGTTTCCGCTTTATTGAGCAACAGGCAAGGCTTAAGGGCAAAGAATTGAGAGAGATGTCGCTGGAGGAAATGGACAAGCTTTGGGAAGAAGCCAAAAATCGCTAA
- a CDS encoding HU family DNA-binding protein produces MNKTDLVSSVAEKAEFTKKDAEKAVNAIFASIEEALAKGDKVQLVGFGTFEVRERASRTGRNPKTGEEISIPATKVPAFKPGKALKDAVSK; encoded by the coding sequence TTGAATAAGACGGACCTGGTTAGCAGCGTGGCAGAAAAAGCCGAATTTACCAAGAAGGATGCTGAAAAAGCTGTTAATGCAATTTTTGCCAGCATCGAAGAAGCCCTGGCAAAGGGGGATAAGGTCCAGTTAGTTGGTTTTGGGACTTTTGAGGTACGCGAGCGCGCTTCCCGCACCGGCCGCAACCCGAAAACAGGGGAAGAAATCAGCATTCCGGCAACAAAAGTTCCTGCTTTCAAGCCCGGCAAGGCATTGAAAGACGCTGTTAGTAAATAA
- a CDS encoding RNA-binding S4 domain-containing protein, whose product MRLDKYLKNSRIIKRRTVAKEVCDSGRVMLNGRAAKAGSEVNAGDILTIDLGVKVLEVKILATPEVVKANEAKDLYELIREQNKDLA is encoded by the coding sequence ATGCGACTGGATAAATATTTGAAAAATTCCCGGATTATCAAAAGAAGGACTGTGGCCAAGGAAGTGTGCGACAGCGGCAGGGTAATGCTGAACGGCAGGGCTGCCAAAGCGGGTTCTGAAGTAAATGCCGGCGATATTTTGACCATTGATTTGGGAGTAAAGGTGCTGGAGGTAAAAATTCTTGCCACTCCGGAAGTTGTTAAGGCTAATGAGGCCAAAGACCTTTACGAGCTGATCAGAGAACAAAACAAAGACTTAGCCTGA
- a CDS encoding SpoIID/LytB domain-containing protein: MYKFNQQRLLYGCLLLLVMLLLTACPGPAGRPGPNGDDFGRIRKEPTISLYVNETGEKKKIKLEEYLQGVVAAEMDPTWPDEALAAQAILARTFTLKKIQEGGVKARGTDASTSVEEFQAYDPQKINDKVRNAVQRTRGEVVTYRGRYINAWFFADGGGQTSASAAEGLGYFKEKTPYIHSVKDPGFAITVPENKSWTATFPLSQVRAAVKKLTGRDIGKATSAAIVEKGPSGRATKVKIGHVTLGAPALRLELGNDQMRSTLIDTFAIKNGNLVIHGKGYGHGVGMSQWGARALAEQGKKAEDIVMYFFKGVKIEKMWK, encoded by the coding sequence ATGTATAAATTCAATCAGCAAAGGCTGCTTTACGGTTGTTTGCTTTTACTGGTAATGTTGCTTTTAACGGCTTGCCCCGGCCCGGCAGGGCGCCCCGGACCAAACGGAGACGACTTTGGCCGGATAAGGAAGGAACCGACCATCTCCCTATATGTAAACGAGACAGGGGAAAAAAAGAAAATTAAGCTTGAGGAGTACCTGCAGGGCGTAGTTGCTGCGGAAATGGACCCCACTTGGCCTGATGAGGCGCTGGCAGCCCAGGCGATTTTGGCAAGGACATTTACCTTGAAGAAAATTCAGGAAGGTGGGGTTAAGGCGCGCGGTACCGATGCTTCAACCAGCGTGGAAGAATTTCAGGCCTACGATCCCCAAAAGATCAACGACAAGGTCAGGAATGCCGTGCAACGGACCCGGGGGGAAGTAGTCACCTACCGCGGGCGCTACATCAACGCCTGGTTTTTCGCTGACGGCGGTGGCCAAACTTCGGCTTCGGCAGCGGAAGGGTTAGGCTATTTTAAAGAAAAGACACCCTACATCCACAGCGTAAAAGACCCGGGCTTTGCGATTACGGTGCCGGAAAACAAGTCCTGGACCGCAACTTTTCCTCTTTCCCAAGTTAGAGCAGCGGTAAAGAAACTGACCGGCCGGGATATAGGAAAGGCCACCAGCGCCGCCATAGTGGAAAAAGGGCCCTCGGGCAGGGCGACCAAGGTTAAAATCGGGCACGTGACGCTGGGAGCTCCCGCTCTTCGTTTGGAGCTGGGCAACGATCAGATGCGCTCTACCCTCATCGACACCTTTGCCATTAAAAACGGCAACCTGGTGATCCACGGCAAAGGCTACGGACACGGAGTCGGGATGAGCCAGTGGGGAGCCAGGGCCCTGGCGGAGCAGGGCAAAAAGGCGGAGGATATTGTAATGTATTTCTTTAAAGGAGTAAAAATAGAAAAGATGTGGAAATAG
- a CDS encoding PocR ligand-binding domain-containing protein yields MEQFRVPTEEEIRGIVETYKIATGTNCAAFNLEGEIITGGDYGKRSSFCRLVQQYDQKKSCKKSYIYGGLQSEKLGDAYIYFCPYGLVNWTVPVMGNNEVVFFLVGGPVLLHKVDSLLVEEIIRQLPQLGTNFHHVGTTLNELQVFDPVRVNHLAGLLMLAAKSLRATDVFLEGKRNRANINANVARVIQNLKKEIFTHKIGEGAGKPYPFEREKELIAKVRLGDRQGAKEILNDIIGYMFFYNRFELVKLVAVSLMVVLARAALEVGVDLEILFGAEYLQLRRIFDSTDINELSVELTKAIDWFIDCTFPVVNIKNRNVIFKAMSYIRENYSQICLEAVAGEVGLSAAYFSKLFKEETGRSYSEYLNRVRIEASKELLKKGLPLVEIAQMVGFNDQSYFTNIFKKYEGVSPRKWKQNGD; encoded by the coding sequence ATGGAGCAGTTCAGGGTTCCGACGGAAGAAGAAATACGGGGCATAGTGGAGACCTATAAAATCGCTACCGGTACCAATTGTGCTGCCTTTAACCTGGAGGGAGAAATCATCACCGGCGGTGATTACGGGAAACGCTCCTCCTTTTGCCGGCTGGTGCAGCAGTACGATCAGAAAAAAAGCTGCAAAAAGTCTTATATTTACGGGGGGCTGCAGTCGGAAAAATTAGGCGATGCCTATATTTATTTTTGTCCCTATGGTTTAGTGAACTGGACGGTACCGGTGATGGGCAATAATGAGGTTGTATTTTTTCTGGTGGGCGGCCCCGTTTTACTCCATAAGGTTGACAGTCTGTTGGTTGAGGAAATTATTCGCCAGCTTCCTCAGCTCGGCACAAATTTTCACCATGTTGGAACGACCCTGAACGAACTGCAGGTATTTGACCCGGTGCGGGTAAACCATCTGGCCGGGCTGTTAATGCTGGCGGCCAAAAGCCTGAGAGCGACCGACGTGTTTTTGGAGGGCAAGCGTAACAGGGCTAATATCAATGCTAACGTGGCCAGGGTTATCCAGAATTTAAAAAAGGAGATATTTACCCATAAGATCGGGGAGGGTGCAGGAAAACCATATCCCTTTGAAAGGGAAAAGGAGCTGATAGCTAAGGTTCGGCTGGGCGACAGGCAGGGTGCGAAAGAGATTTTAAACGATATTATCGGTTACATGTTTTTTTACAATAGATTTGAGCTTGTCAAGTTGGTTGCCGTCAGTTTGATGGTGGTTTTAGCACGGGCCGCCCTTGAGGTGGGCGTTGATTTGGAAATCCTTTTCGGAGCGGAATATTTGCAGCTCAGGAGGATTTTTGACTCTACTGATATTAACGAGCTTTCGGTGGAACTGACAAAAGCCATTGACTGGTTTATCGATTGTACTTTTCCTGTGGTTAATATTAAGAACCGCAACGTCATTTTTAAAGCCATGAGTTACATCCGGGAGAATTACAGCCAGATTTGTCTGGAGGCTGTAGCGGGGGAGGTGGGCCTGAGCGCCGCCTACTTCAGCAAATTGTTTAAAGAAGAAACGGGCAGGTCTTATAGCGAATATTTAAACAGGGTAAGGATAGAAGCCAGCAAAGAACTTTTAAAAAAGGGACTGCCACTGGTGGAGATTGCACAAATGGTGGGATTTAACGACCAGAGCTACTTTACGAATATCTTTAAAAAGTATGAAGGCGTTTCCCCCCGAAAATGGAAACAAAATGGGGACTGA
- a CDS encoding cobalamin B12-binding domain-containing protein, which produces MDILREISGYLENGDAGNVIASVQTALDNGYHPEEILKSGLLCGMEIVGEKYKNNEIYIPHVLLAARAMNAGLEVLRPRLTTATGGFIGGRALIGTVKGDLHDLGKNMVKAMLEREGFEVYDLGRDVGEEEFVNAVREYRPHVLGISATMTTTMGGIRDVIKALEGAGLRNELLIMIGGLPVTDVFAQEIGADICSIDAGEAAYLARRQFLSAIQAEKTRRGEVVANPKGVKKAVIAGTFTLKSKGGVNEHGNKGCKGTLP; this is translated from the coding sequence ATGGATATTTTGCGGGAAATTAGCGGTTACTTGGAAAATGGTGATGCCGGCAATGTCATCGCCAGCGTCCAAACCGCCTTGGACAACGGATATCACCCGGAGGAAATCTTAAAAAGCGGCCTTTTATGCGGGATGGAGATAGTGGGAGAAAAATACAAAAACAACGAAATTTACATTCCTCACGTGCTCCTTGCGGCAAGGGCGATGAATGCAGGGCTGGAGGTCCTAAGGCCCAGGCTGACAACGGCAACCGGCGGCTTTATAGGAGGAAGGGCATTAATCGGCACCGTTAAGGGCGATTTACATGACCTAGGCAAAAATATGGTTAAAGCAATGCTGGAGCGGGAAGGTTTTGAGGTTTACGACCTGGGCAGGGATGTTGGTGAAGAGGAATTTGTCAACGCAGTCAGGGAATACCGGCCCCATGTGTTAGGTATTTCTGCTACCATGACTACCACCATGGGCGGCATCAGGGATGTAATTAAAGCTTTGGAAGGGGCGGGGCTGAGGAATGAGCTGCTGATCATGATTGGCGGCCTGCCTGTTACCGATGTTTTTGCGCAGGAAATCGGGGCGGATATCTGTTCAATTGACGCAGGCGAAGCTGCTTATCTTGCCAGAAGGCAATTTTTATCCGCCATACAAGCGGAAAAAACCAGGCGCGGGGAGGTGGTGGCAAACCCCAAAGGGGTGAAAAAAGCTGTTATTGCCGGAACTTTTACATTGAAATCGAAAGGAGGAGTGAATGAACATGGTAATAAGGGGTGCAAGGGCACACTACCCTAA
- a CDS encoding DUF4153 domain-containing protein: MGLKIVALGKDVLHKLAASLKRFPEAVLLAAAATVILIAMNHINFMQSGLEEILGRVVMALALGIPLSLCLKMLFERARNIKLGVKLLVYGIAAAVPVLYYFYLLPDLGMVPVTRYISLTLALYCVFTFIPYFDGKPGYEQYVVALIRQFLITALYAVVLFLGLAAMVFTIDRLLFNLPEKLYLDLWLIVVGLFAPAFLLSEVPAYGTDLSDTDYSKVLKALLFYIVMPIIAAYTVILYLYFAKILITRQWPVGMVSHLVLWYALLSTFVMFIIYPLRPANQWVRSFLSFVPKIILPLLVMMFVAMGIRINAYGITENRYLVVAAGIWVTCSMLYFLFCKEKKNVYLAFFLAAVAILTVLGPWSSYSVSKYSQNARFERLLQKNQMLQNGAITPAPQTISEVDKNDIRSIILYFDRYHGLEELKYLPEDFTIENMKNTFGFEMDYNVGGEQYFSYHVQNDNMLIAIGSYEYFYNAGFGKRSDSSLLKSSPLEVSYNREDKRLKIAEQGKVIYDKNIDDVALKIHSRNKGKTNLSHSDMSFTDENESLQVLYVFKYLSGREESSTGKVNIDPPEFYIFIKVK, from the coding sequence GTGGGTCTGAAGATTGTTGCGTTAGGCAAGGATGTGCTGCACAAGCTTGCTGCCAGCCTCAAACGTTTTCCTGAAGCCGTTCTGCTGGCTGCAGCGGCCACCGTCATTCTGATTGCCATGAACCATATCAACTTCATGCAAAGTGGCTTGGAAGAGATCCTTGGGCGGGTGGTGATGGCTCTGGCGCTGGGTATTCCTTTGTCACTCTGCCTCAAAATGCTTTTTGAGCGCGCCCGGAACATCAAACTGGGTGTCAAGCTGCTAGTTTACGGCATTGCCGCCGCAGTGCCGGTGCTGTATTATTTTTACCTGTTGCCTGACTTGGGCATGGTCCCGGTTACCCGTTATATTTCGCTGACTTTGGCCTTGTATTGCGTTTTTACGTTTATTCCGTACTTTGATGGGAAACCGGGTTATGAGCAATATGTGGTTGCACTTATTAGGCAGTTTTTAATTACTGCCCTTTATGCCGTTGTGTTGTTTCTAGGTCTGGCAGCTATGGTATTTACCATAGACCGGTTGCTTTTTAACCTGCCTGAAAAACTCTATTTAGATCTATGGCTGATTGTTGTGGGATTATTTGCCCCAGCCTTTTTGTTATCGGAGGTGCCGGCTTACGGTACAGATCTTTCGGATACAGATTATTCCAAAGTTTTAAAGGCTTTGCTATTCTATATTGTTATGCCCATCATTGCTGCCTACACGGTGATACTCTATCTGTATTTCGCCAAAATTTTAATTACCAGGCAGTGGCCGGTGGGGATGGTTTCTCATCTGGTCCTTTGGTATGCGCTGCTTAGCACCTTTGTCATGTTTATTATTTATCCGTTACGCCCCGCTAATCAGTGGGTACGAAGCTTTCTATCGTTTGTACCCAAAATAATTCTACCCCTATTGGTGATGATGTTTGTAGCAATGGGCATCCGGATCAATGCTTACGGCATTACGGAAAACCGTTATCTGGTCGTGGCGGCAGGTATCTGGGTTACGTGCTCCATGCTGTATTTCCTGTTCTGTAAAGAAAAGAAAAACGTCTACTTGGCATTTTTCTTGGCTGCTGTCGCTATATTAACGGTGTTAGGTCCCTGGAGTTCCTATAGTGTCTCAAAATACAGTCAAAATGCCAGGTTCGAGCGCCTGTTACAAAAAAACCAAATGCTGCAAAATGGTGCCATTACGCCGGCGCCTCAGACCATCTCAGAAGTTGATAAGAACGATATACGTTCTATTATTCTATATTTTGACCGCTATCATGGTCTGGAGGAATTAAAATACCTACCAGAAGACTTTACGATTGAAAACATGAAAAACACCTTCGGGTTTGAGATGGACTATAATGTGGGTGGTGAACAATACTTTTCTTACCATGTGCAAAATGATAATATGCTGATCGCTATAGGGAGCTATGAGTACTTCTATAATGCTGGTTTTGGCAAGCGGTCGGATAGCAGCCTGCTAAAAAGCAGCCCCTTAGAAGTATCCTATAACCGGGAAGATAAAAGGTTAAAAATAGCAGAGCAGGGTAAAGTGATTTACGACAAAAACATTGATGACGTAGCGCTCAAGATTCACAGCCGGAATAAAGGAAAAACTAATCTTAGCCACTCGGATATGAGTTTTACCGATGAAAATGAGAGCCTCCAGGTGCTATATGTTTTCAAATATCTCAGCGGTCGCGAGGAGAGTTCAACAGGCAAGGTTAATATCGACCCGCCGGAGTTTTATATTTTTATCAAAGTAAAGTAA
- a CDS encoding NEW3 domain-containing protein — MKKGALEVHNSKFIPTQLTIVLLALLSLTLICPLQPAAAQKVLELSTPYPSISGSAGENITFPLTIKNNSSSSQVINLEIKTRPDNWVVALRGDGREIQQVFVSGNGTASADLKVKIQDNPKPGDYGITVWAFSDGGTRDVLKLNVKIAKDRQGEDELAAQYSELKGPSNATFNFKLDLINNGSTEQIYSLGARAPEGWQVTFKPSYENQQVASISIKPGESKGLDVAVTPPASVQAGEYVIPVEAVSAAGKVAKELKLIITGTYDLELNTPSGRLNAEVVAGKEKKLNLVVKNNGSAVINNITLSSRQPQEWSMSFEPNTIDTLQPGESRQITATITAGSKAIAGDYVVAATASSPEVSSTAELRVTVKTSTLWGIVGIAIVLLVLVGVYKVFQTYGRR, encoded by the coding sequence ATGAAAAAAGGTGCGTTAGAAGTACATAATTCAAAATTTATTCCAACTCAGCTTACTATAGTGCTGCTCGCTTTGTTAAGCTTAACTTTGATCTGTCCCCTGCAGCCTGCTGCAGCTCAAAAAGTGCTGGAATTATCAACCCCATATCCTAGCATCAGCGGTTCTGCGGGAGAAAATATTACTTTCCCCCTGACTATAAAAAATAACAGCAGTTCGAGCCAAGTAATTAACCTGGAAATCAAAACAAGACCGGATAATTGGGTGGTAGCCTTAAGAGGTGACGGCAGGGAGATTCAGCAGGTCTTTGTAAGTGGTAATGGCACTGCTTCTGCTGACTTGAAAGTAAAAATCCAAGATAACCCTAAACCGGGGGACTATGGCATTACTGTCTGGGCCTTTAGTGACGGAGGAACACGGGACGTTTTAAAGTTAAATGTAAAAATTGCCAAAGATAGGCAGGGCGAAGATGAACTGGCAGCCCAGTACTCTGAACTCAAGGGGCCCAGTAACGCCACCTTTAATTTTAAACTTGATTTGATCAACAATGGAAGTACGGAGCAGATTTATAGCCTGGGGGCCCGGGCTCCGGAGGGATGGCAGGTAACATTTAAACCTTCATACGAAAATCAACAGGTAGCAAGTATTAGTATTAAACCGGGAGAAAGCAAAGGGCTGGATGTGGCAGTAACGCCTCCGGCCAGTGTGCAGGCAGGAGAATATGTAATTCCGGTGGAAGCTGTAAGTGCAGCCGGAAAAGTGGCGAAGGAACTTAAGCTGATAATTACCGGCACTTATGATTTGGAGCTGAATACCCCTTCCGGCAGATTAAATGCAGAGGTGGTGGCGGGTAAAGAGAAAAAACTCAATTTAGTGGTGAAAAATAACGGCAGTGCCGTTATCAACAACATTACTCTTTCATCCCGCCAGCCGCAAGAGTGGTCGATGAGCTTTGAACCTAATACAATTGATACCCTTCAACCTGGAGAAAGCCGCCAGATTACAGCAACCATTACTGCTGGAAGCAAGGCGATAGCCGGGGACTATGTGGTTGCGGCTACTGCTTCCAGTCCGGAGGTCAGCAGTACGGCAGAACTAAGGGTAACCGTTAAAACCTCCACTCTGTGGGGCATTGTAGGCATAGCAATTGTGTTACTGGTATTAGTAGGCGTTTACAAAGTATTTCAAACCTACGGGAGGCGATAG
- a CDS encoding ABC transporter ATP-binding protein yields the protein MEKRILVETIGLTKRYGEITAVDNLSLKVEEGTIYGLLGPNGAGKTTTILMILGLCEPTAGQALVAGYDAARNPLLVKSMVGYLPDNVGFYQELTGRENLRYTAALNGLPKKTAEDRIEDAIEKVGLREAVDRKVAQYSRGMRQRLGIADILIKDPKLIILDEPTLGIDPEGVQELLQLIKGLAKEEGRTILISSHHLHQIQQICHRVGIFVKGKLIASGTIAELGEQLLQGKPWLLELKAEPGGEALLQLCNSISGVEKIEKLADTFVLHCSRDVRPELVKSLVEKGFNLLHLYLRGISLDSIYLEYFEREGYYGQTLSA from the coding sequence GTGGAAAAACGTATCTTGGTAGAAACCATAGGCTTAACCAAGCGTTATGGAGAAATTACAGCTGTAGATAATTTAAGCCTCAAGGTGGAAGAGGGCACAATTTACGGTTTACTGGGCCCTAACGGTGCTGGCAAAACTACTACTATCCTGATGATTCTGGGGCTATGTGAGCCTACAGCGGGACAAGCGCTGGTTGCGGGATATGACGCTGCCCGCAATCCGTTGCTTGTCAAGTCCATGGTTGGCTATTTGCCTGACAACGTAGGTTTTTACCAAGAATTGACAGGGCGTGAGAATTTACGCTATACTGCGGCGTTGAACGGGCTTCCCAAGAAAACTGCGGAAGATAGAATTGAAGATGCTATAGAAAAGGTGGGGTTGAGGGAAGCGGTGGACAGAAAAGTTGCACAATACTCCCGCGGTATGCGCCAAAGGCTGGGAATTGCCGATATTCTGATTAAGGATCCTAAGTTAATCATTTTAGATGAACCCACCTTGGGGATCGACCCTGAAGGTGTGCAGGAGCTTTTGCAGCTTATCAAAGGCTTAGCTAAAGAGGAAGGACGGACCATATTAATTTCTTCCCACCATCTTCATCAAATACAGCAAATTTGCCATCGGGTTGGGATTTTTGTTAAAGGAAAATTAATAGCCAGTGGCACGATTGCAGAACTGGGTGAACAACTCCTGCAAGGTAAGCCTTGGCTGTTAGAGTTAAAGGCTGAACCAGGCGGCGAGGCGCTATTGCAATTATGCAACAGTATTTCCGGTGTGGAAAAAATTGAAAAGCTAGCAGACACCTTTGTCCTGCATTGCAGCCGCGATGTTCGTCCTGAATTGGTTAAAAGCTTGGTGGAAAAAGGTTTTAACCTGCTGCACCTTTACCTGCGCGGAATATCGCTGGATAGCATTTACCTAGAATATTTCGAAAGGGAGGGGTATTATGGGCAAACCCTCTCCGCTTAA
- a CDS encoding ABC transporter permease, translating into MGKPSPLNIEAKKLGEVLQANKGLRAVVRKELADHLSGKRFLILSLLVAVTSLAALYVAVATLRTTLEQETADFIFLRLFTTSGSSLPFSFVSFVSFLGPLVGLTMGFDAINGERDRSTLSRILAQPIYRDALINGKFIAAVAVLALVIFSLGLLVTGLGLLLTGIPPTIEEVLRLLAYLSLSVIYISFWLGLAMLFSVLFRQTATSALAGIASWLFLAVFAGLLAGMIASAVYPVTDSSDAVQILAQSRLEQALSRVSPATLYDEAITTLLNPSVRTLGPVLVMQVYGAIQGPLSFTQSLLLIWPHLVGLIAATLLCFAVGYIAFMRQEIRA; encoded by the coding sequence ATGGGCAAACCCTCTCCGCTTAATATAGAGGCTAAAAAACTAGGGGAAGTATTACAAGCCAACAAGGGATTGCGGGCAGTTGTCCGTAAAGAGTTGGCTGATCACTTGAGTGGAAAGCGTTTCTTAATACTGTCTCTTTTAGTAGCGGTTACTTCTCTGGCTGCACTCTATGTTGCCGTAGCTACCTTGAGGACTACGCTGGAGCAGGAAACGGCTGATTTCATCTTTTTACGCTTGTTCACCACCTCTGGCTCCTCACTGCCTTTTTCTTTTGTCTCATTTGTGTCATTCCTAGGGCCACTGGTGGGGTTAACTATGGGATTTGATGCTATTAACGGTGAACGGGATCGAAGTACCTTGAGTCGTATTTTAGCTCAGCCTATTTACAGGGATGCATTGATAAACGGTAAATTTATTGCCGCCGTTGCAGTTTTGGCACTGGTTATTTTCAGTTTAGGGCTGTTGGTCACTGGGCTGGGTCTGTTATTAACTGGAATCCCACCAACCATAGAAGAGGTATTGCGTTTGCTGGCATATTTAAGTTTAAGCGTGATTTACATCTCGTTTTGGCTTGGGCTTGCCATGTTGTTCTCTGTTTTGTTCAGACAAACAGCTACCTCAGCTTTAGCAGGGATAGCATCATGGTTATTCCTCGCTGTATTTGCGGGATTGCTGGCGGGAATGATAGCCAGTGCAGTTTACCCGGTGACAGATTCGTCCGATGCAGTTCAAATTTTGGCGCAATCTCGCTTGGAGCAGGCTTTAAGCAGAGTGTCTCCCGCTACCTTATATGATGAAGCAATAACTACTTTGCTTAACCCTTCGGTCCGCACTCTGGGGCCGGTGTTGGTAATGCAGGTTTACGGGGCAATTCAAGGTCCCCTTTCTTTTACTCAAAGCCTGCTGCTCATCTGGCCTCATCTGGTAGGGTTGATTGCTGCTACTTTGCTATGTTTTGCTGTAGGCTACATCGCTTTTATGCGCCAGGAAATCAGAGCTTAA
- the yabP gene encoding sporulation protein YabP yields the protein MIQEKQHQVKLEDRRQLVITGVVHVDNYDDSEITLQTTLGVLVIKGEDLNISVLNLENGTLNVSGQVNQLAYSDAAGGKKGKGLLQKLLK from the coding sequence TTGATACAAGAGAAACAGCACCAGGTAAAGTTAGAGGATCGCCGTCAGTTGGTTATAACCGGTGTAGTGCATGTGGATAATTACGACGACTCGGAAATCACTCTTCAGACCACTTTAGGGGTTTTGGTTATCAAAGGCGAAGATTTGAATATAAGTGTGCTCAATTTGGAGAACGGCACCTTAAATGTAAGCGGTCAAGTTAACCAGCTGGCATACTCCGATGCTGCGGGAGGGAAAAAAGGTAAAGGTCTGCTGCAAAAACTTTTAAAATAA